In Limnochordia bacterium, the DNA window TCATCAAGGCGTCGTTGCCTTGGTGGAACCCTTCTCCTACACTGAGTTTGACCTACTGATGGAGAGTCTAGGGAAGAGTAAAGTGCCTCTTGTTATCCTACTCGATCACTGGCAGGATCCCCAGAACCTAGGCTCATTACTTCGGTCAGCTGAAGCCGCTGGTGTAGATGGCATTATTTTGCCGAAACGACGTTCGGTGGGAGTAAATGCCACGGTGGCCAAGGTAGCCGCTGGGGCCCTAGAGTATGTGAAAATAGTACAGGTGACGAATCTTGTTCGCACAATTGAAGCGTTGAAAGAACGAGGATTATGGATAGCTGGTGCCAGTGCCAACGCGTCCCAAGTCTATTTTCAGGCAGATTTCACGATGCCCTTAGGATTGGTAATTGGATCTGAAGGTACAGGCTTAAGTAGATTAGTGGAGGAGCACTGCGATTTTCTGACGCGCATACCCATGAAAGGTCAGATAAGTTCCTTAAATGCAGCCGTATCTGCTGCTTTACTGATTTTCGAAGTGATTCGTCAGCGGCAGTTTGGCTAGCCGGGTGGCTACCAATATCATCTGGGGGCGATGGAGTTGGCATTTTACTCTAATACCTTTGTGATCGAAGAACTAGCGGTTCTTAACGATGAACAAGTAGTGGAGCGAGCCCGTGGTGGAGATGATGTTGCACTAAACTTTCTGCTACATAAATACAGAGGATTTGTCCAAACCAAGGCCAGGTCGTACTTCCTAATGGGAGCCGACCATGAGGATATCGTTCAAGAGGGAATGATTGGATTATACAAAGCGATCCGGGATTTCCGTGTGGAAAAGCCAGCTTCCTTCCGAGCATTTGCGGAGCTTTGCGTAACGCGGCAGATCATCACCGCTGTGAAGACAGCCAGTCGACAAAAACACACTCCTTTAAATACATATGTATCTTTACATAAACCGATCCACGATGAAGAATCCGAACGTACGCTACTAGATATTCTATCTAGCCAACATGTTACCGATCCCGAAGAGCTCCTGATTAGTAAGGAAGAATTTAATGATATCTGCCGACAGATGAACAAGCTTTTGAGTGATCTGGAAAAGGAAGTCCTGGTATTTTACCTTGATGGTAAATCATACCAAGAGATTGCGGTCTTGCTGAAACGGCACGTCAAGTCTATAGATAATGCCTTACAGCGGATTAAACGCAAGGTCGAAAGGTATTTAACGGAGAGGAATATAGCGGTGTGACGATTCCACCCAGTTGGGCTCTCGGTATGACTACCGAGAGCTGTCTAAGCCCGAACGCATAGGACATAGACTACGGTATTCTTCCACACCACTAGTGAATCGATTCAGCGTTTCTTCAGTCGGAAGCCCGAAGCGACAAACGGAAAATAGTATGGACCGGCAGGAGAACTGCATTGTGATGTAGAATTACTAGATTAGGATACGGAAGCGATTCAGAAAGATGGAAGTGGATATGAGTGTAAACATTATGAAAGTAGCGAAAAGAGCAGGGGTGTCAAGAACAACCGTTTCCAATTACCTTAACCATAAGACCGATCAGATGCGTCCAGAAACTGCAGAACGGATTGCCAAGGCTATTGCTGAACTGGATTATACCCCGAGCCCTGCTGCTAGGAATACCGTGTGGCGTTGTTCCGGCAATATTGCCGTAGTTGGGCCTGGTTCCTGGCTGCGTGGCATGACATTTGTCACGGGTACTATACTGAGCGGAGTAAATAAAGTATGTTTTGACAATGATCTAAATATTGTTCTAGGAGAGAACATAGATAAATATCGAATAGAACGGTTCTTAGATCGGAAACGAGTAGACGGCATTCTTTTTCTTTATAGTATCATTGATGATGCCGTAGTGAAACGTGTTCGTGATGCAAACATGCCTTTTGTACTTGTTAATCGGCAAGTTGATGACCCGTTGATCAACTATGTATACGCGGATAGTCTCAAAGGTGCGTACCTTTCTACAAGGCATTTGATCGACCAGGGGTACAAGACTATTGTGTATGTCTGCTTCATGGAAGACAGCCCAGCGGACAGAGAACGTTTCAGAGGATATGTTCGGGCGATTTCAGAGGATACGCAACAGCATCCCTTGAAGATTCATCAGGATGACTTGCGGGATTACTTACCGACATTGCGTGAACATCCTTCTCCCTATGGCTTTGTTTGTTTTAATGACCACGTGGCATTGGATGTCAAAGATACTTTGGAGAGCGTTGGCATGGTAGTGCCAGATGATGCAGGACTTGTTGGGTTTGATGATACCATCCTGGCGCAATCCTTGCGGCCAGCCTTATCAAGTGTGCAATACCCACTTTATGAAATGGCTGAGGAAGCCACGAAAATGCTGATTCAGCTGGTCAGAGACAGTAGTGGTGTACAGCAGACCAAACTACTTTATGATGTAAAGCTTATTGTTCGCGGCTCTTCCTTACTCAGAGCGAAAGCGGTGTAACGCACTATACAATATACTATGCAAAACAGACCATGGAAGTAGCCTAGTGCAATTACGATGCAAGGAGTCATTTGTAGATTAAAAGGCAAGATTATCCAATAATTGCATCTAAGACGAGATTTTGGATGAAAGGAGGCCGATAGAACAGTTCGTTCAGGAGATGGTTGCTTTGCCAACTTATCGGTTGTGATTAGCATCCCACAAGGCAGATTGGTGAGAAATTCAGATTAGTTGATTCAGAGGAAATGCACATAGCGATGGGTTAACTGAATACTGGCAGTCTAAGTGAATTTCAAAATCCATTTTGGAGGTGGCGAGTTGAGTACTACATTTCAAAGAATTATTAGGTGTTCTTGGTTCGTCGTAGTGGGAATAATGGTTTTATGCACATCGCTAATAGTCCGGGCAGATAGCGATACGATTACCCTCGAAGTCATCTTGAACAGTTGGCAACAAGAGATAATCGATGTAATTAAAGCTGGCATTTCACGTTTCGAAGAGGCCAATCCTGGTATTAATGTGGAAGTGCGTCAGCGAGGGACCTGGGATGATGTGGTCGTGCGGATAGTAAGCGGAGTAGCGCCAGATATACTAAGCGTGGATGCTGTAAGGACTGCAGAAATGGCGCAAAGCGGAGTGCTCATGGAACTAGATGACTTAATTGCACAGTTCCAACTAGAACCAAAGATACTGCCCGCGATGTGGGACAATGCGAAAATGAATGGCCGGACCTATTCGGTTCCTGCCCTTGAGTCTGGCCCACGGGCTGGTATGCTGTGGAACAAAGATATGGTTAATGAGGCTGGCTTGGCGGTCAATCCAGATGAGGCACTGACCTGGCCTGAGTTTCTTGACTATGCGGATAAACTAACACGTATTAATGCAGATGGAAGTGTTGAACGGATCGGATTTGATCCACGCAATGGTCAGAATACAAGCCTGAATAATATCGAGCCTTTGTGGAATGCAATGTGGCTGAACCATGATACGCATCTTCCGCAACTCGACAGTCCGGAATTTGTCCAAGGATTTGAACTCCTTACAGAACGTGTGTATCAGAAATATCCGGCGTTTGGCGGAAGCGACGGGTGGTACGTGATTTCCACCCAAAAAGTTGCCACTACTATGCTTGGTTCTTATGCTCCTCGCACAATCCAAACTACTAACCCTGGCATCAACTTACTTACAACCTGGTCGCCCCACGTTGATGGTATGAAGACCCAGCGCCTCTTTAGCTGGGGTCTTGCTATTCCTGTGGGGGCCGAATACCCTGAGATAAGTATGAGGCTTATTGAATTCCTGGCAACTGATGTAGAGTTTCAGCTAGATCTCTTTTCCGCTGTAGGTTGGATGGGTGCAGGGATTGACCTTTACGGAGTTTTACCCGATTATATTGATGATCCGGCTACTATGTGGTACGTTCGTAGTCTGGCGGAGGCTGAGATTACAACGGCCCACTATCCTCATCCCGCACTTGGTACCGCCCAACGCCTGTTCAACGCAGCGAAGAATAAGATCTTTAACTTGGAGGAACCTGCGGACAACGCGCTGAAGGAAGCAAATCGACTTTTACTAGCCGAGATGGAACGTGATGGTCTAATTCCCTAGGCAGACAAAACGATAGTCGAGGCGGGGAGTGTGGTCGCAGGAATCCTTGCCTTGACTATGTTAGTATTTATGGTCTTCGTTTATCCTTGGAGGGATCTGCATTGTCGAAACGGTTGAACCTAGTTTTAATTACTGTGGATCAAATGCGTGGTGATTGTCTAGGAGTTGCGGGACATCCCGTAGTCGAGACCCCCAATTTGGACCATCTAGCTAGCACCGGTGTACGCTTCTCTCGGGCATACTCGGCCACACCGACTTGTATCGCAGCCAGAGCCAGTATCTTGACCGGTCTAAAACAAGAGCATCACGGACGTGTTGGGTACCAAGACGGTGTTCCATGGCATTACCCAATAACATTACCGGGTGAGCTGGCAAGAGCAGGATATCACACCCAGGGCATTGGAAAAATGCACTTTCATCCTCCGCGGAGTCTGCAAGGGTTTCACAACGTAGTATTGCATGACGGATATCTCCACTATTACAGACGTTCTGAAAGAGGTCGAAGCTCTGATGATTACATTGCATGGCTTCGGGAGAAAGCTGGTCCCGATGTGGATTATGCGGAGCATGGGATTGACTGCAATTCATGGATGGCTAGACCGTGGCACTTGCCTGAACGCCTGCATCCCACAAATTGGGTAGTGCATGAGTCCATTCGTTTCCTTCAAAGACGAGATCCGGATAAGCCATTTTTCCTTTGGATGTCCTTTGTGCGGCCCCATGCGCCCCTTGATCCACCGGAGTACTATCTTAATATGTACCTGCAACGTGATCTTCCGTTGCCGCCCATCGGTGATTGGGTTGCTGCGGATGTACCCCAAAACCCCGGTTTGCCCACCGATGCCGGTATTGGACAGCTTCGAGAACATGAATTGAGGCGCCTATTGGCGGGGTACTACGGGTGCATTACTCACATCGATCACCAGATCGGGCGCTTTCTAAAGGGACTTTACGAGAACAATGTTCTTGATAACACATTGATCCTTTTTACCTCGGATCATGGGGAGTTGCTTGGTGATCACCATCTGTTTCGGAAGTCACTACCCTATGAGGGATCAGCACGGATTCCGATGATTCTTCATCTCCCGCGGAGCTACTCACCCAGGCGAGCTGGTGTCTATGATGTTCCGGTCGAACTACGTGACATTCTGCCTACAATGCTTGAAGCGGCTGAGTGTACTATTCCCCCGTCGGTTGATGGGATGAGCTTTCTTTCCTATGCGCGAGGCGAAACACCCAAATGGAGAGACTACATTCACGGTGAGCATGCACACGGGGGTGCATCCAATCATTGGTTAACCGATGGCAAAGAGAAGTACATCTGGTTTTCCCAGACCGGCCGTGAGCAGCTTTTCGATCTGCGATCCGATCCTTTAGAACTTCATGATCTTGTGCAATGTACCGATGCCAAACCTCGTCTTGAGCACTGGCGCCGGATTATGGTCCAAGAGCTACAGCACCGTCCCGAAGGCTATGTTCAGAATGGATCCTTAGTTACTGGTCGACCAGTGAGCGCCCTAATACCTGGCATCTTCAAGTGATACTCGATGATGAGGCGATCTCCAAATACCCGAACTAAGGTTGAAGGCGGATGCAGGGCGAAGGAAGAAACGTCAGTATAGCAAGGGGTAGGTGATTTATAGTGTTTGATGCACGCCCGCCACTATTTGCGGGCAAAGCAATGCGTCAAAAAATGCTGGTATCCATCTTCTCAATTGTACTGTTGGGCTTGCTACTCCCTCTTGGGGCAGTTATCTATGCGCAGGTAAGCGATGCAGTAGCGACAAACATTATCTATATATCGGTGATGGAATGGGTCTCGTCCAAGTGAATGCAGAGCCTGTGTAGTGAACGGGGCTCCACTTGCTATGGATACGATGCCCATACAACATCAAGTGAACACAGCATCTTTAAGCCATGCGGTAACTGATTCAGCGGCGGCCGGGACTTCTCTTGCAACCGGGTACCGGACCAACAATGGTATGGTGGCCATGAGCCCTAGTGGTGAGCGGCTTACCTCTATTCTCAAATTGGCCCAGGCTGCAGGGAAAGGGGTCGGTGTTGTCGTGACCGATGAGGTCTTTGGAGCTACTCCGGGGGCCTTTTTAGCAAACGTGCCGAACCGAAGCGATTATACAGATATTCTGGAACAGGCCATTTTCGAGACCAAGCCGGATGTACTCCTGGGCGGAGGTGCGAATCTTTTTGTACAGATCCAGGGTGAAGAACGGTTGGAGCCAACTGAGTGCAAGTTAGTCCGGACCCGGCAGCAACTCCTTGCTTGGGACACGGCTATTCCGATTAGGCTTGTTGGCCTTTTTGCCCCAACAACAATGACATATGAAGTAGAGCGAACCTTGCTTGAACCAAGCATTGCGGAGATGACCCAAGTGGCGCTAGATGTCTTGTCCCAGAACGAAAAGGGCTTCTTCCTCATGATCGAAGGCTCGCGCATTGATCACGCAGGACACGCGAACGATCTGCGCCGTAATGTGAACGAGACCTTAGCCTTTGACCAAGCTGTTGCTGTTGCCCTTACCTTCGCGGAAGAACGGAACGATACGGTTGTAATTGTCACCGCAGATCACGAAACCGGTGGTCTAACGATTGGCACTGGTCCCTCCTTCTCACCGAAGGTGATTAATGAAGGTGTCTCTTCGATAGCGAAGAAGATT includes these proteins:
- the rlmB gene encoding 23S rRNA (guanosine(2251)-2'-O)-methyltransferase RlmB; translation: MERLIFGRNPVLEAIGAGRVIHKIVLPRQAQNRTKSTDVLHTIKQRALQAGIPVEYVNTGELDELTQGQNHQGVVALVEPFSYTEFDLLMESLGKSKVPLVILLDHWQDPQNLGSLLRSAEAAGVDGIILPKRRSVGVNATVAKVAAGALEYVKIVQVTNLVRTIEALKERGLWIAGASANASQVYFQADFTMPLGLVIGSEGTGLSRLVEEHCDFLTRIPMKGQISSLNAAVSAALLIFEVIRQRQFG
- a CDS encoding extracellular solute-binding protein, whose protein sequence is MSTTFQRIIRCSWFVVVGIMVLCTSLIVRADSDTITLEVILNSWQQEIIDVIKAGISRFEEANPGINVEVRQRGTWDDVVVRIVSGVAPDILSVDAVRTAEMAQSGVLMELDDLIAQFQLEPKILPAMWDNAKMNGRTYSVPALESGPRAGMLWNKDMVNEAGLAVNPDEALTWPEFLDYADKLTRINADGSVERIGFDPRNGQNTSLNNIEPLWNAMWLNHDTHLPQLDSPEFVQGFELLTERVYQKYPAFGGSDGWYVISTQKVATTMLGSYAPRTIQTTNPGINLLTTWSPHVDGMKTQRLFSWGLAIPVGAEYPEISMRLIEFLATDVEFQLDLFSAVGWMGAGIDLYGVLPDYIDDPATMWYVRSLAEAEITTAHYPHPALGTAQRLFNAAKNKIFNLEEPADNALKEANRLLLAEMERDGLIP
- a CDS encoding LacI family transcriptional regulator; translated protein: MSVNIMKVAKRAGVSRTTVSNYLNHKTDQMRPETAERIAKAIAELDYTPSPAARNTVWRCSGNIAVVGPGSWLRGMTFVTGTILSGVNKVCFDNDLNIVLGENIDKYRIERFLDRKRVDGILFLYSIIDDAVVKRVRDANMPFVLVNRQVDDPLINYVYADSLKGAYLSTRHLIDQGYKTIVYVCFMEDSPADRERFRGYVRAISEDTQQHPLKIHQDDLRDYLPTLREHPSPYGFVCFNDHVALDVKDTLESVGMVVPDDAGLVGFDDTILAQSLRPALSSVQYPLYEMAEEATKMLIQLVRDSSGVQQTKLLYDVKLIVRGSSLLRAKAV
- a CDS encoding alkaline phosphatase, which gives rise to MDTMPIQHQVNTASLSHAVTDSAAAGTSLATGYRTNNGMVAMSPSGERLTSILKLAQAAGKGVGVVVTDEVFGATPGAFLANVPNRSDYTDILEQAIFETKPDVLLGGGANLFVQIQGEERLEPTECKLVRTRQQLLAWDTAIPIRLVGLFAPTTMTYEVERTLLEPSIAEMTQVALDVLSQNEKGFFLMIEGSRIDHAGHANDLRRNVNETLAFDQAVAVALTFAEERNDTVVIVTADHETGGLTIGTGPSFSPKVINEGVSSIAKKIADAIMATPEADLKLLFEEHAGITELTESVVHQGTLLELITEILKEYSFYFTTGGHTAASVPLRVFGPGSERFKEDAEHISDIGRTAIELMGLQTGGAQ
- the sigH gene encoding RNA polymerase sporulation sigma factor SigH; translated protein: MELAFYSNTFVIEELAVLNDEQVVERARGGDDVALNFLLHKYRGFVQTKARSYFLMGADHEDIVQEGMIGLYKAIRDFRVEKPASFRAFAELCVTRQIITAVKTASRQKHTPLNTYVSLHKPIHDEESERTLLDILSSQHVTDPEELLISKEEFNDICRQMNKLLSDLEKEVLVFYLDGKSYQEIAVLLKRHVKSIDNALQRIKRKVERYLTERNIAV
- a CDS encoding arylsulfatase; amino-acid sequence: MRGDCLGVAGHPVVETPNLDHLASTGVRFSRAYSATPTCIAARASILTGLKQEHHGRVGYQDGVPWHYPITLPGELARAGYHTQGIGKMHFHPPRSLQGFHNVVLHDGYLHYYRRSERGRSSDDYIAWLREKAGPDVDYAEHGIDCNSWMARPWHLPERLHPTNWVVHESIRFLQRRDPDKPFFLWMSFVRPHAPLDPPEYYLNMYLQRDLPLPPIGDWVAADVPQNPGLPTDAGIGQLREHELRRLLAGYYGCITHIDHQIGRFLKGLYENNVLDNTLILFTSDHGELLGDHHLFRKSLPYEGSARIPMILHLPRSYSPRRAGVYDVPVELRDILPTMLEAAECTIPPSVDGMSFLSYARGETPKWRDYIHGEHAHGGASNHWLTDGKEKYIWFSQTGREQLFDLRSDPLELHDLVQCTDAKPRLEHWRRIMVQELQHRPEGYVQNGSLVTGRPVSALIPGIFK